The following proteins come from a genomic window of Deltaproteobacteria bacterium:
- a CDS encoding hydantoinase B/oxoprolinase family protein, which translates to MDPILLTVITNRLEGVTREMGAGMLRSSRSPIFAENKDFVTAVFDRQLRLVAQTAYIPVLMGASPFAVKAVSDHFGDDVEPGDVMILNDPYHGNNHAPDISVLKPVFFQGRLRFWVLSRGHHADIGGGGAAGRNPHAATAWEEGLRIPPARLYRGGVYNRDVWEIILLNVRLRALVEGDLQCQVGACNVGERALQQMLERYGRDSVDRAIDEVLDRSEAQMRERIAAVPDGVYHASRQLDHVLEDGGAARRPAIRLRVDVEGERLHVDFTGSDPQIPVYYNSSYANTVSSCYIGLFSTIAPDVGVNEGAMRPVSVTAPEGTLVNPREGAPTTQCTVATCATIVEAVWMALSEAMPERAQAAWARTNAGAGTALNRRTGRPGAFILHFAKGGGGATHGFDGWSHISPVSSMGGSRVPDPELYELTFPHRILQYEYRPDSAGAGKWRGGYGALFALRFNEEGTALSVQIGSGAEETAPFGLDGGGTAAAGTVCVRGQDGREVEFHRAAMHHPHAGDVAEIRSAGGGGYGDPYERPVEAVLDDVADGLLSPANARLQYGVVVDAVTGVADLEATRRLREGRRSAREALGS; encoded by the coding sequence ATGGACCCCATCCTCCTCACCGTCATCACCAACCGTCTCGAGGGCGTGACCCGCGAGATGGGCGCGGGCATGCTGCGCAGCTCGCGCTCGCCCATCTTCGCCGAGAACAAGGATTTCGTCACCGCGGTGTTCGACCGGCAACTCAGGCTGGTGGCGCAGACCGCGTACATCCCCGTGCTCATGGGAGCGAGCCCCTTCGCGGTGAAGGCGGTCAGCGACCACTTCGGCGACGACGTGGAACCCGGCGACGTGATGATCCTCAACGATCCCTACCACGGCAACAACCACGCGCCGGACATCTCGGTGCTGAAGCCGGTGTTCTTCCAGGGGCGGCTCCGGTTCTGGGTGCTCAGCCGGGGCCACCACGCGGACATCGGCGGTGGCGGCGCGGCCGGCCGCAACCCCCACGCCGCCACCGCGTGGGAGGAAGGGCTGCGGATACCGCCGGCGAGGCTCTACCGGGGCGGCGTGTACAACCGGGACGTGTGGGAGATCATCCTGCTGAACGTGCGCCTGCGCGCCCTGGTAGAGGGCGACCTCCAGTGCCAGGTGGGTGCGTGCAACGTGGGGGAGCGGGCGCTCCAACAGATGCTCGAACGGTACGGCCGCGACAGCGTGGACCGCGCCATCGACGAGGTGCTGGACCGGAGTGAGGCGCAGATGCGGGAGCGCATCGCCGCGGTGCCCGACGGCGTCTACCACGCGTCGCGACAGCTTGACCACGTGCTGGAGGACGGCGGCGCCGCTCGGCGTCCGGCGATACGGCTCCGGGTAGACGTGGAAGGCGAGCGGCTGCACGTGGACTTCACCGGCTCCGACCCCCAGATCCCGGTCTATTACAACAGCTCCTACGCCAATACCGTATCGTCCTGCTACATCGGGCTCTTCTCCACCATCGCGCCGGACGTGGGCGTAAACGAGGGCGCCATGCGCCCGGTGTCGGTGACGGCGCCGGAGGGGACGCTGGTGAATCCGCGCGAGGGCGCCCCCACCACCCAGTGCACCGTGGCCACCTGTGCCACCATCGTGGAGGCGGTGTGGATGGCCCTGTCCGAGGCCATGCCGGAGCGGGCGCAGGCCGCCTGGGCGCGCACCAACGCCGGCGCGGGTACCGCCCTCAACCGCCGCACCGGCCGGCCCGGGGCCTTCATCCTCCATTTCGCCAAGGGCGGCGGGGGCGCCACCCACGGCTTCGACGGTTGGAGCCACATCAGTCCGGTGTCGTCCATGGGCGGCAGCCGGGTACCGGACCCGGAGCTCTACGAGCTGACCTTCCCGCACCGCATCCTCCAGTACGAGTACCGCCCGGACAGCGCCGGCGCGGGCAAGTGGCGAGGCGGGTACGGCGCGCTGTTCGCCCTGCGCTTCAACGAAGAGGGCACCGCGCTGTCCGTGCAGATCGGTAGCGGCGCCGAGGAGACGGCGCCGTTCGGGCTGGACGGCGGCGGCACCGCGGCGGCCGGGACAGTGTGCGTGCGGGGACAGGATGGCCGGGAGGTGGAGTTCCACCGGGCCGCCATGCACCACCCGCACGCCGGCGACGTCGCCGAAATCCGTTCCGCCGGCGGTGGAGGCTACGGCGACCCCTACGAGCGACCCGTGGAGGCCGTTCTGGACGACGTGGCCGACGGGCTGCTGTCACCCGCGAACGCACGTTTGCAGTACGGTGTGGTGGTGGACGCGGTTACGGGAGTCGCGGATCTGGAGGCGACCCGAAGGTTGCGGGAAGGGCGCCGCTCGGCGCGCGAAGCCCTGGGCTCTTGA
- a CDS encoding hydantoinase/oxoprolinase family protein, with product MVGVDVGGTFVDLLVSGNGRRVLRKTLSDPNDRAGALLAGLELVAEELGLSLREFLEHTDRIIHGSTIATNALLTRGGARTALLTTAGFRDVLNMRRGVRSDLYDPKQAPPDPLIPRQRIHPIAERVDGDGAVLEAVGEESVERAVAVVRQAGVESVAVGFLFSFANDAHERAVGVRLRETLPEVHVSLSSEVLPEVRLYERLSTTAVNAYVTPVLAAHLDSLERGLAENGFRGRLLVMQSSGGVMGLEPAARFGVRSILSGPAAGPVAGLWYAGLHGMADAITTDMGGTSFDVCLVNRGEVEVTKEMEIAGHRIALPMVAVHTIGAGGGSIVTVDGRGLLRVGPESAGATPGPVCYGRGGTRPTVTDADLLIGYLGAERFWGGRLRLDEDGAREAFRRQVAEPLGMDVVRAAYGAHQVVNANMVDAIREVSVRRGHDPRRFVLVAAGGAGPIHACAIARELDIGLIMVPREASVMCAAGQLLSDLRHDFVKSCVMSLERLDRHAVEAHYRDLRRAAEEALLAEGVPRDRIALCCAADVRYVGQFSEVEVPVAGTALTEDAVADLARDFHRIHESLNGYGMPEAAAEIVNLRVVGRGLADSEPTPARSAGGRASLTGRRNAFFDDGFREVPVHDGHRLAAGANVRGPAIVEQETTTVVLPPGFQLTCDVYGNYLVHPSTHSLEESLERCRRDASAQ from the coding sequence ATGGTCGGCGTGGATGTCGGCGGCACCTTCGTCGATCTGCTGGTGTCCGGCAACGGCCGCCGCGTCCTCCGCAAGACCCTGTCCGATCCCAACGACCGCGCGGGCGCGCTGCTCGCCGGCCTCGAACTCGTGGCCGAGGAACTGGGCCTGTCCTTGCGGGAATTCCTGGAGCACACCGACAGGATCATCCACGGCAGCACCATCGCCACCAATGCACTGCTGACGCGCGGCGGCGCGCGCACCGCGCTGCTGACCACCGCCGGCTTCCGGGACGTGCTCAACATGCGGCGCGGGGTGCGCTCGGACCTGTACGACCCCAAGCAGGCGCCGCCCGATCCGCTCATTCCCAGGCAGCGGATTCATCCCATCGCCGAGCGCGTGGACGGCGACGGCGCGGTGTTGGAGGCGGTGGGCGAGGAGTCGGTCGAGCGGGCCGTGGCGGTGGTCCGGCAGGCCGGGGTGGAGAGCGTCGCCGTGGGGTTCCTGTTCTCCTTTGCCAACGATGCGCACGAACGCGCGGTGGGCGTGCGGCTCCGGGAGACTCTGCCGGAAGTGCACGTCTCGCTCTCCAGCGAGGTGCTGCCGGAGGTCCGGCTCTACGAGCGCCTCAGCACCACCGCGGTCAACGCCTACGTGACCCCGGTGCTGGCGGCCCACCTCGATTCCCTCGAACGGGGGCTGGCGGAGAACGGGTTCCGCGGCCGGTTGCTGGTCATGCAGTCGAGCGGCGGGGTCATGGGCCTGGAACCGGCCGCCCGCTTCGGGGTGCGGAGCATTCTGTCGGGGCCCGCCGCCGGGCCGGTGGCGGGCCTTTGGTACGCTGGCCTCCACGGCATGGCCGACGCCATCACCACGGACATGGGCGGCACGAGCTTCGACGTCTGCCTGGTCAATCGGGGCGAGGTGGAGGTGACCAAGGAGATGGAGATCGCCGGGCACCGCATCGCCCTGCCCATGGTGGCGGTGCACACCATCGGCGCCGGCGGCGGCAGCATCGTGACCGTGGACGGCCGCGGCCTGCTGCGCGTGGGGCCCGAGAGCGCGGGCGCCACTCCAGGTCCTGTGTGCTACGGCCGGGGCGGTACCCGGCCCACGGTGACCGACGCGGATCTCTTGATCGGTTACCTGGGAGCCGAACGGTTCTGGGGCGGGCGTCTCCGCCTCGACGAGGACGGTGCCCGGGAAGCGTTTCGCCGGCAGGTGGCCGAGCCCTTGGGCATGGACGTCGTGCGCGCCGCCTACGGCGCCCATCAGGTGGTCAACGCCAACATGGTGGACGCCATCCGCGAGGTGTCGGTGCGGCGCGGCCACGACCCGCGCCGGTTCGTGCTGGTGGCCGCGGGGGGAGCCGGTCCCATCCACGCGTGCGCCATCGCCCGGGAGCTGGACATCGGCCTGATCATGGTGCCGCGGGAGGCATCGGTGATGTGCGCCGCCGGCCAGCTTCTGTCGGACCTGCGCCACGATTTCGTGAAGAGCTGCGTCATGTCGCTGGAGCGGCTCGACCGGCACGCGGTGGAGGCGCACTACCGGGATCTGCGCCGCGCGGCCGAGGAAGCGCTGCTCGCCGAGGGTGTGCCGCGGGATCGAATCGCGCTATGCTGCGCCGCGGACGTGCGCTACGTGGGACAGTTCAGCGAGGTGGAGGTTCCCGTGGCGGGAACCGCGCTGACGGAGGACGCCGTGGCCGATCTGGCGCGGGATTTTCACCGGATTCACGAGTCGCTCAACGGCTACGGCATGCCCGAGGCGGCGGCCGAGATCGTGAACCTGCGGGTGGTGGGAAGGGGGCTTGCCGACTCGGAGCCGACGCCTGCCCGGAGCGCCGGCGGCCGTGCTTCCTTGACCGGTCGCAGGAACGCGTTCTTCGACGACGGATTCCGCGAGGTGCCGGTCCACGATGGGCACCGGCTCGCTGCCGGCGCGAACGTGCGCGGCCCCGCCATCGTCGAGCAGGAGACCACGACGGTGGTGCTGCCGCCCGGGTTCCAGCTCACCTGCGACGTCTACGGCAACTATCTCGTGCACCCGAGCACGCACAGCCTGGAGGAGAGCCTGGAACGGTGCCGGCGTGACGCAAGCGCCCAGTGA